In Hamadaea flava, a genomic segment contains:
- the nrdR gene encoding transcriptional regulator NrdR, with amino-acid sequence MRCPYCRHADSRVVDSREAEDGQIIRRRRHCPECGKRFTTVEEAVLAVVKRSGVTEPFSRGKIVGGVRKACQGRPVDEDKIALLAQRVEETIRARGAAEVPSHEVGLAILQPLRELDEVAYLRFASVYRDFESLEDFEREIAALRTRNGSTAAV; translated from the coding sequence ATGCGCTGCCCGTACTGCCGGCACGCCGATTCCCGGGTGGTCGATTCCCGGGAAGCCGAGGACGGACAGATCATCCGGCGGCGGCGTCACTGCCCGGAATGCGGCAAACGGTTCACCACGGTCGAAGAGGCCGTTCTCGCCGTAGTGAAGCGGAGCGGGGTCACCGAGCCGTTCAGCCGCGGCAAGATCGTCGGCGGCGTACGCAAGGCCTGCCAGGGCCGGCCGGTGGACGAGGACAAGATCGCGCTGCTGGCGCAGCGGGTCGAGGAGACCATCCGGGCGCGTGGGGCGGCCGAAGTCCCCTCGCACGAGGTCGGCCTGGCCATCCTGCAGCCGCTCCGCGAGCTGGACGAGGTGGCGTACCTGCGATTCGCGAGCGTCTACCGCGACTTCGAGTCGCTGGAGGACTTCGAGCGCGAGATCGCCGCACTGCGTACGCGCAACGGCAGCACCGCAGCTGTCTGA
- the lexA gene encoding transcriptional repressor LexA, whose amino-acid sequence MRSVASLSATPFDLSGGPELTARQRRILDTIRAWMDQKGYPPTVREIGDAVGLVSPSSVAYQLKELERKGYLRRDPHRPRAVDVRPPADTDPELLGMLRPTPAYVPVVGRIAAGGPILAEESVEDVFPLPRELVGEGTLFLLQVKGDSMIEAAICDGDWVAVRQQPTADSGDIVAAMIEGEATVKTYRKRNGHVLLMPRNPAYEPIPGDEATILGKVVAVMRRV is encoded by the coding sequence ATGCGTAGCGTGGCCTCGCTCTCCGCCACGCCGTTCGACCTGTCCGGCGGTCCCGAGCTCACCGCCCGTCAGCGGCGCATCCTGGACACCATCCGCGCCTGGATGGACCAGAAGGGCTACCCGCCCACCGTCCGCGAGATCGGCGACGCCGTGGGCCTGGTCAGCCCGTCGAGCGTCGCGTACCAGCTCAAGGAGCTGGAGCGGAAGGGCTACCTCCGCCGCGACCCGCACCGCCCGCGCGCCGTCGACGTCCGGCCCCCGGCCGACACCGACCCGGAACTGCTCGGCATGCTGCGGCCCACCCCGGCGTACGTGCCGGTCGTCGGGCGCATCGCCGCCGGCGGTCCCATCCTCGCCGAGGAATCCGTCGAGGACGTCTTCCCGCTCCCCCGTGAACTCGTCGGCGAGGGAACCCTCTTCCTGCTCCAGGTCAAGGGCGACTCGATGATCGAGGCGGCCATCTGCGACGGAGACTGGGTCGCCGTACGCCAGCAGCCGACCGCCGACTCCGGCGACATCGTCGCCGCGATGATCGAGGGGGAGGCGACGGTGAAGACCTATCGGAAGCGGAACGGGCATGTGCTTCTGATGCCCCGGAACCCCGCCTACGAGCCGATTCCTGGTGACGAGGCGACCATCCTGGGGAAGGTCGTCGCGGTGATGCGGCGCGTATAG
- the hflX gene encoding GTPase HflX: MTNYHAEPLVETGDAETLGDLELAERHALRRVAGLSTELTDITEVEYRQLRLERVVLVGVWTAGTVVDAENSLTELAALAETAGSQVLEGLIQRRSQPDPATFIGRGKVDEVRSVVESTGADTVICDGELSPGQLRALEQQIKVKVIDRTALILDIFAQHAKSKEGKAQVELAQLQYLLPRLRGWGEALSRQTGGSGRGGGAGGGVGLRGPGETKLETDRRRINHRIAKLRRELASMRTIRDTKRATRRRNEVPAVAIAGYTNAGKSSLLNRITGAGVLVEDALFATLDTTTRRATAGDGRVYTLSDTVGFVRHLPHHLVEAFRSTLEEVADSDLVVHVVDGAHPDPDEQVRAVREVLAEVGADKLPELLVVNKVDAADEETLLRLKREWPGALFVSAQSGAGIAELKAAIEARLPRPAVEVAVLVPYDRGDLVTRLHLRGEVQETDHQEEGTFLRVRVNAELAAELAPYLVTESKS, from the coding sequence TTGACGAACTATCATGCTGAACCGCTTGTCGAGACCGGTGACGCTGAGACGCTGGGCGATCTTGAACTCGCGGAGAGGCACGCGCTGCGACGCGTCGCAGGTCTGTCCACCGAGCTCACCGATATCACCGAAGTTGAATACCGTCAGCTGCGGCTCGAACGAGTCGTGTTGGTCGGGGTCTGGACCGCCGGCACCGTGGTCGACGCCGAGAACTCCCTGACCGAGCTGGCCGCCCTCGCCGAGACCGCGGGTTCGCAGGTCCTCGAGGGCTTGATCCAGCGGCGCAGCCAGCCCGATCCGGCCACCTTCATCGGCCGGGGCAAGGTCGACGAGGTCCGCTCCGTGGTCGAGTCGACCGGGGCCGACACCGTCATCTGCGACGGCGAGCTGTCGCCGGGCCAGTTGCGCGCCCTGGAGCAGCAGATCAAGGTCAAGGTCATCGACCGGACCGCGCTCATCCTGGACATCTTCGCCCAGCACGCGAAGAGCAAGGAGGGCAAGGCCCAAGTCGAGCTGGCCCAGCTGCAGTACCTGCTGCCCCGGCTCCGTGGTTGGGGTGAGGCGCTGTCCCGGCAGACCGGTGGATCCGGTCGCGGCGGCGGCGCGGGCGGCGGCGTCGGCCTGCGTGGTCCCGGTGAGACCAAGCTGGAGACGGATCGCCGGCGGATCAACCACCGCATCGCCAAGCTGCGCCGGGAACTGGCGTCGATGCGTACCATCCGGGACACCAAGCGGGCGACCCGGCGGCGGAACGAGGTGCCGGCGGTCGCGATCGCCGGTTACACCAACGCGGGCAAGTCCAGCCTGCTCAACCGGATCACCGGGGCGGGCGTACTGGTCGAGGACGCGCTCTTCGCGACCCTGGACACGACCACCCGGCGGGCTACCGCCGGGGACGGCCGGGTCTACACGCTGTCGGACACCGTCGGTTTCGTCCGGCATCTGCCGCACCACCTGGTCGAGGCGTTCCGCTCGACCCTGGAGGAGGTGGCCGACTCCGACCTCGTGGTGCACGTCGTCGACGGCGCGCATCCCGACCCCGACGAGCAGGTCCGCGCGGTGCGCGAGGTGCTCGCCGAGGTCGGCGCGGACAAGCTGCCGGAGTTGCTGGTCGTGAACAAGGTCGACGCGGCCGACGAGGAGACGCTGCTGCGCCTGAAGCGTGAATGGCCCGGCGCCCTGTTCGTCTCCGCCCAGTCGGGCGCGGGGATCGCGGAACTCAAGGCCGCGATCGAGGCACGGCTGCCGCGTCCCGCGGTCGAGGTCGCCGTTCTGGTGCCCTACGACCGGGGCGATCTGGTCACTCGGCTCCATCTGCGTGGAGAGGTCCAGGAAACGGACCATCAGGAAGAAGGCACGTTCCTGCGGGTACGCGTCAACGCGGAGTTGGCCGCCGAACTGGCCCCGTATCTGGTGACGGAAAGTAAGAGCTAG
- a CDS encoding NAD-dependent malic enzyme, which produces MAGPRRSVMKGTKVSTMRLPSAGFSITIRVAVTADSSAIGRLTTAVGEAGAIVTALDVVDSDHVRVVADLTCDTADTAHADQVVDALGALDGVEVRKVSDRTFLLHLGGKIEVSPKVTLRNRDELSRAYTPGVARVCMAIAENPADARRLTIKRNTVAVVSDGSAVLGLGNIGPAASLPVMEGKAALFKRFANVDAWPIVLDTQDTDEIVQIVRAIAPAYGGINLEDIAAPRCFEIEARLRELLDIPVFHDDQHGTAICVLAALTNALRVVGKQIEDVRVVVSGAGAAGTAIMKLLLKQGVGDVIAYDRAGALHRGMNGLNPTHQWLVEHTNKTNYSGDLPGAIKGADVFIGVSAPNLLTGEDIAQMADKAIVFALANPDPEVDPREARKYAAVVATGRSDQPNQINNVLAFPGIFRGMLDAQASEYTEDMALAAAQAIADVVGEEKVNASYIVPSVFDPKVAPAVAAAVTAVCRAAALPPEPIA; this is translated from the coding sequence ATGGCTGGGCCACGACGGAGTGTGATGAAAGGGACGAAAGTGTCGACAATGCGCCTGCCGAGTGCCGGATTCTCGATCACCATCCGGGTGGCGGTGACCGCGGACTCGTCGGCGATCGGCCGTCTCACCACCGCCGTCGGCGAAGCCGGGGCGATCGTCACGGCGCTGGACGTCGTGGACTCCGACCACGTACGCGTAGTGGCCGACCTGACGTGTGACACGGCCGACACGGCCCACGCCGATCAGGTGGTCGACGCCCTCGGAGCGCTCGACGGAGTCGAGGTACGCAAAGTCTCCGACCGGACCTTCCTGCTCCACCTCGGCGGCAAGATCGAGGTCAGCCCCAAGGTGACCCTGCGCAACCGGGACGAGCTGTCGCGGGCGTACACGCCGGGGGTGGCGCGCGTCTGCATGGCGATCGCGGAGAACCCGGCCGACGCCCGGCGGCTGACCATCAAGCGCAACACCGTCGCCGTGGTCAGCGACGGGTCGGCCGTCCTCGGGCTGGGCAACATCGGCCCGGCCGCGTCGCTGCCGGTCATGGAGGGCAAGGCGGCCCTGTTCAAGCGATTCGCCAATGTGGACGCCTGGCCGATCGTGCTCGACACCCAGGACACCGACGAGATCGTCCAGATCGTGCGCGCCATCGCGCCGGCGTACGGCGGGATCAACCTGGAGGACATCGCCGCACCGCGCTGCTTCGAGATCGAGGCCCGGCTGCGGGAACTCCTGGACATCCCGGTCTTCCACGACGACCAGCACGGCACGGCGATCTGCGTACTGGCGGCGCTGACGAACGCGCTGCGGGTGGTCGGCAAGCAGATCGAGGACGTCCGCGTCGTCGTGTCCGGCGCGGGCGCGGCCGGGACGGCCATCATGAAGCTGCTGCTGAAGCAGGGCGTCGGGGACGTGATCGCGTACGACCGGGCCGGTGCGCTGCACCGCGGCATGAACGGGCTGAACCCGACGCACCAGTGGCTGGTCGAGCACACCAACAAGACCAACTACTCCGGCGACCTGCCCGGGGCGATCAAGGGCGCCGACGTCTTCATCGGCGTCAGCGCGCCGAACCTGCTCACCGGCGAGGACATCGCGCAGATGGCCGACAAGGCGATCGTGTTCGCCCTGGCCAACCCGGATCCCGAGGTCGACCCGCGCGAGGCCCGCAAGTACGCCGCCGTCGTGGCGACCGGCCGTTCGGACCAGCCGAACCAGATCAACAACGTGCTCGCCTTCCCCGGCATCTTCCGGGGCATGCTCGACGCGCAGGCCTCCGAATACACCGAGGACATGGCGCTCGCGGCGGCCCAGGCCATCGCCGACGTCGTCGGTGAGGAGAAGGTCAACGCCAGCTACATCGTGCCGAGCGTCTTCGACCCGAAGGTCGCTCCGGCGGTGGCCGCCGCCGTCACGGCCGTCTGCCGGGCCGCCGCACTTCCCCCAGAGCCCATCGCCTGA
- the dapF gene encoding diaminopimelate epimerase translates to MRLPYAKGHGTGNDFVILDADVPLTPELVAALCDRHFGIGADGVLRVLPNTSPGAAWFMDYWNSDGSLSEMCGNGVRVFARHLVESGRVAEDAPIPIATRAGLRTALPEGPGFRVDMGAPVLLGTSWAQIGDAKFDGVGVSMGNPHLVCPVPTVEPLHLWESPAFDTDFYPEGVNVEFYTELEPDHLRMRVYERGSGETLSCGTGTCAVAVAYLHAGGRTTGTVTVDVPGGRLVVTVDDQTCWLAGPAVILAHGFVDTDALRY, encoded by the coding sequence GTGAGACTTCCGTACGCGAAGGGTCACGGGACCGGCAACGACTTCGTGATCCTCGACGCCGACGTCCCGCTCACCCCGGAACTGGTGGCGGCGTTGTGCGACCGGCATTTCGGCATCGGGGCGGACGGCGTACTGCGGGTGTTGCCGAACACGTCGCCGGGTGCCGCCTGGTTCATGGACTACTGGAACTCCGACGGCTCGCTGTCGGAGATGTGCGGGAACGGCGTACGCGTCTTCGCCCGGCACCTCGTGGAGAGCGGCCGGGTGGCCGAGGACGCCCCGATTCCGATCGCGACCCGGGCCGGACTGCGTACGGCACTGCCCGAGGGCCCGGGGTTCCGCGTCGACATGGGCGCGCCCGTCCTGCTGGGGACCTCGTGGGCGCAGATCGGCGACGCCAAGTTCGACGGCGTCGGCGTCTCGATGGGCAACCCGCATCTCGTGTGCCCGGTGCCGACGGTCGAACCGCTCCACCTGTGGGAGTCGCCCGCGTTCGACACCGACTTCTATCCCGAAGGCGTCAACGTCGAGTTCTACACCGAGCTGGAGCCCGATCACCTGCGGATGCGGGTGTACGAGCGCGGCAGCGGCGAAACCCTCTCGTGCGGCACCGGTACTTGCGCGGTCGCGGTCGCGTACCTGCACGCGGGTGGCCGTACGACGGGGACCGTGACCGTCGACGTTCCCGGCGGCCGTCTGGTCGTCACGGTCGACGATCAGACGTGCTGGCTGGCCGGGCCCGCCGTGATCCTCGCGCACGGCTTCGTCGACACCGACGCCCTCCGCTACTAA
- the miaA gene encoding tRNA (adenosine(37)-N6)-dimethylallyltransferase MiaA has product MRVIAIVGPTAAGKSALSIALAHVLDAEVINCDSMQFYRGMDIGTAKLSPDEREGVPHHLLDIWPVTETASVAVFQDLARDAIAQVAARGRTPMLVGGTGLYLRAVLEEFEFPGTDPDVRARLEAELAVTGPLPLHRRLADRDPAAAAKILPSNGRRIVRALEVIEITGLPFTAALPAPTPRYESLQLAVDRDDLPERIELRVRKMWQDGLVDEVRGLIPQGLRDGKTASRALGYQQVLAYLDGDCTEEEAFAATVTGTRRFVRRQRTWFRRDPAITWLDGAREDLVEQALQVVSAVEGVAS; this is encoded by the coding sequence ATGCGGGTGATCGCCATCGTGGGTCCGACAGCGGCCGGAAAATCGGCTCTGTCGATCGCGCTCGCCCATGTCCTGGACGCCGAGGTGATCAACTGCGACTCCATGCAGTTCTACCGTGGCATGGACATCGGCACCGCGAAACTGTCTCCCGACGAGCGGGAAGGCGTACCGCATCATCTGCTGGACATCTGGCCGGTCACCGAGACGGCCAGCGTGGCCGTCTTCCAGGACCTCGCACGCGACGCGATAGCGCAGGTCGCCGCGCGTGGGCGTACCCCTATGCTCGTCGGCGGCACGGGCCTGTATCTGCGCGCGGTGCTGGAGGAGTTCGAGTTTCCGGGCACGGACCCGGACGTGCGCGCGCGGCTCGAGGCCGAACTGGCGGTGACCGGTCCGTTGCCGCTGCATCGGCGGCTGGCCGACCGCGACCCCGCGGCCGCCGCGAAGATCCTGCCGAGCAACGGCCGGCGCATCGTCCGCGCGCTCGAGGTGATCGAGATCACCGGGCTTCCGTTCACCGCCGCGCTGCCCGCGCCGACTCCGCGCTACGAAAGCCTGCAACTCGCGGTCGATCGCGACGACCTGCCCGAACGGATCGAACTACGGGTACGCAAGATGTGGCAGGACGGGCTCGTCGACGAGGTGCGGGGGCTGATCCCCCAAGGACTGCGCGACGGGAAGACGGCCTCCCGGGCGCTGGGCTACCAACAGGTTCTCGCCTACCTCGACGGCGACTGCACCGAGGAGGAGGCGTTCGCGGCGACCGTCACCGGCACCCGACGCTTCGTCCGGCGGCAGCGCACGTGGTTCCGGCGCGACCCCGCGATCACCTGGCTCGACGGCGCGCGGGAGGATCTGGTGGAACAGGCGCTGCAAGTGGTCAGCGCGGTCGAGGGGGTGGCGTCGTGA
- a CDS encoding DUF349 domain-containing protein — MSDWTTFGRIDEDGTVYVRTGEGERVVGSWQAGTPEEGLAHFARRYADLLTEVELLETRLGNGSADPGHTLTAVRKLLAGMPEAHVVGDIPTLTARLERLATAAEEKAGAAKAARDAARVEAVARKTALVEEAEKLAAEATGWKAAGDRLKEILDEWKLIRGIDKKTDGELWKRFAAARDGFTRRRGAHFASLDAQRKQAQGGKEELVAEAEKLSDSTEWNATAARLKELMNEWKAAPRAAKEAEQKLWERFRAAQDAFFTRRSEVFSARDAEQKVALGKRQELLSQAEGLDVDADPKAAQAALRDIQGQWHDSGRVSREAAAGLERRLRAVEDKVRSAMDSAWRRVEPSANPMLDQMRKQVAEAEQKLAKAQAAGDAKRIKEAQAALDSKKAFLALAEQA; from the coding sequence ATGAGCGACTGGACGACCTTCGGCCGGATCGACGAGGACGGCACGGTCTACGTGCGGACCGGCGAGGGAGAACGAGTCGTCGGATCCTGGCAGGCGGGCACCCCGGAAGAGGGCCTGGCCCACTTCGCCCGGCGCTACGCCGACCTGCTCACCGAGGTGGAGCTGCTGGAGACCCGGCTGGGCAACGGCTCGGCCGACCCCGGGCACACCCTGACGGCGGTGCGCAAGCTGCTCGCCGGGATGCCAGAGGCACACGTCGTCGGCGACATCCCCACGCTCACCGCTCGTCTGGAGCGCCTGGCCACCGCGGCCGAGGAGAAGGCCGGCGCGGCCAAGGCCGCCCGTGACGCCGCCCGGGTCGAGGCGGTGGCCCGCAAGACCGCCCTCGTCGAGGAGGCCGAGAAGCTGGCCGCCGAGGCGACCGGCTGGAAGGCCGCCGGCGACCGGCTCAAGGAGATCCTCGACGAGTGGAAGTTGATCCGCGGGATCGACAAGAAGACCGACGGCGAGCTGTGGAAGCGGTTCGCGGCCGCCCGCGACGGCTTCACCCGCCGCCGCGGCGCCCACTTCGCCAGCCTCGACGCCCAGCGCAAGCAGGCGCAGGGCGGCAAGGAGGAGCTCGTCGCCGAGGCCGAGAAGCTGTCGGACTCCACCGAGTGGAACGCGACGGCGGCCCGCCTCAAGGAGCTGATGAACGAGTGGAAGGCCGCTCCCCGCGCCGCCAAGGAAGCTGAGCAGAAGCTCTGGGAGAGGTTCCGCGCCGCGCAGGACGCGTTCTTCACCCGCCGCAGCGAGGTCTTCTCGGCTCGCGACGCCGAGCAGAAGGTGGCCCTGGGCAAGCGCCAGGAGCTGCTGTCGCAGGCGGAGGGGCTGGACGTGGACGCCGACCCGAAGGCCGCTCAGGCGGCGCTGCGGGACATCCAAGGCCAGTGGCACGACTCCGGCCGGGTCAGCCGGGAGGCCGCCGCCGGGCTGGAGCGCCGGCTGCGCGCGGTCGAGGACAAGGTGCGGTCGGCGATGGACTCGGCGTGGCGCCGGGTCGAGCCGTCGGCCAACCCGATGCTCGACCAGATGCGCAAGCAGGTCGCCGAGGCCGAGCAGAAGCTGGCCAAGGCGCAGGCCGCCGGCGACGCCAAGCGGATCAAGGAGGCCCAGGCCGCCCTGGACTCCAAGAAGGCGTTCCTCGCGCTCGCCGAGCAGGCGTAA
- the miaB gene encoding tRNA (N6-isopentenyl adenosine(37)-C2)-methylthiotransferase MiaB, which yields MSRSYKVVTYGCQMNMHDSERISGLLDAAGYVRAEDDDADVVVFNTCAVRENADNRLYGNLGHLRPQKVKNPGMQIAVGGCLAQKDQGEIVKKAPWVDVVFGTHNIGSLPVLLERARHNEEAEVEILESLEVFPSTLPTRRESTYAGWVSISVGCNNTCTFCIVPSLRGKEKDRRPGDVLAEVQALVDEGVLEVTLLGQNVNTYGVEFGDRLAFGKLLRATGGIEGLERVRFTSPHPAAFTDDVIAAMAETSNVCHQLHMPLQSGSDRVLKAMKRSYRSERYLGILDKVRESMPDAAITTDIIVGFPGETEEDFQATLDVVRQARFASAFTFQYSIRPGTPAATMPDQLPKQVVQERYERLIAVVEEVTWDENKKLIGSRPEVLVAVGEGRKDAVTGRMSGRARDGRLVHFAVAPAEAATIRPGDVITTEITYAAPHHLNADGAVLSHRRTRAGDAFEAGRVARTPGVMLGLPTIGAPQQAAPTVDACAC from the coding sequence GTGTCTCGGAGCTACAAGGTCGTCACGTACGGCTGCCAGATGAACATGCACGACTCGGAACGCATCTCCGGGTTGCTGGATGCGGCCGGCTATGTGCGAGCCGAGGACGATGACGCCGACGTCGTGGTCTTCAACACCTGCGCCGTCCGTGAGAACGCCGACAATCGGCTTTACGGGAACCTTGGGCATCTGCGGCCGCAGAAGGTGAAGAACCCCGGCATGCAGATCGCCGTCGGCGGTTGCCTGGCCCAGAAGGACCAGGGCGAGATCGTCAAGAAGGCGCCCTGGGTCGACGTCGTCTTCGGTACGCACAACATCGGCTCGCTGCCGGTGCTGCTGGAGCGGGCGCGGCACAACGAGGAGGCCGAGGTCGAGATCCTCGAGTCCCTCGAAGTCTTCCCGTCGACGCTGCCGACCCGGCGTGAGTCCACCTACGCCGGTTGGGTCTCCATCTCGGTGGGCTGCAACAACACCTGCACCTTCTGCATCGTCCCGAGCCTGCGGGGCAAGGAGAAGGACCGCCGCCCCGGCGACGTGCTCGCCGAGGTGCAGGCGCTCGTCGACGAGGGCGTCCTCGAGGTGACCCTGCTCGGCCAGAACGTCAACACCTACGGAGTCGAGTTCGGCGATCGGCTCGCGTTCGGCAAGCTTCTGCGGGCGACCGGCGGGATCGAGGGGCTGGAGCGGGTTCGCTTCACCAGCCCGCATCCGGCCGCGTTCACCGACGACGTCATCGCCGCCATGGCGGAGACCTCGAACGTCTGCCACCAGCTGCACATGCCGCTTCAGTCCGGGTCGGACCGCGTACTGAAGGCGATGAAGCGCAGCTACCGGTCGGAGCGCTACCTCGGCATCCTCGACAAGGTACGCGAGTCGATGCCGGACGCCGCGATCACCACCGACATCATCGTGGGCTTCCCCGGCGAGACCGAGGAGGACTTCCAGGCCACCCTGGACGTGGTGCGGCAGGCCCGATTCGCCTCCGCGTTCACCTTCCAGTACTCGATCCGGCCCGGCACCCCGGCCGCGACGATGCCGGACCAGTTGCCGAAGCAGGTCGTCCAGGAACGCTACGAGCGCCTGATCGCGGTGGTCGAAGAGGTCACCTGGGACGAGAACAAGAAGCTGATCGGCAGCCGTCCCGAGGTGCTCGTGGCCGTGGGGGAGGGCCGTAAGGACGCCGTCACCGGTCGCATGTCCGGGCGGGCCCGCGACGGCCGCCTCGTCCACTTCGCCGTCGCGCCGGCGGAGGCCGCGACCATCCGCCCCGGCGACGTCATCACCACCGAGATCACGTACGCCGCCCCGCACCACCTCAACGCGGACGGCGCGGTGCTCAGCCATCGGCGTACGCGGGCCGGCGACGCCTTCGAGGCCGGCCGGGTGGCTCGGACGCCGGGCGTGATGCTGGGCCTGCCGACGATCGGCGCGCCCCAGCAGGCTGCGCCGACCGTCGACGCCTGCGCCTGCTGA
- a CDS encoding citrate synthase codes for MSDVKLEHPGGQILLPVHEAVEGPAGADVSKLLSQTGYVTYDPGFVNTATCSSKITYIDGDAGILRYRGYPIEQLAEKSSFLEVSYLLIYGELPTAAELTEFTDKIRLHTLLHEDLRRFFDGFPRDAHPMPVLSSAVTALSTFYQDSLDPFDQEHVEISTIRLLAKVPTIASYAFKKSIGQPLLYPDNSLGYVENFLRMTFGVPAAAYDVDPVLARTLDMLFILHADHEQNCSTSTVRIAGSAQANLFTSISAGVNALSGPLHGGANEAVLEMLGDIQADGGDVEAFVRRVKNKEDGVRLMGFGHRVYKNYDPRAAIVKKAARDVLARLHKPDPLLDIAMRLEEIALADDYFVSRKLYPNVDFYTGLIYKAMGFPPKMFTVLFALGRMPGWIAQWREMINDPETKIGRPRQLYVGYSSRDYVPAEDR; via the coding sequence ATGTCGGACGTAAAGCTTGAGCACCCGGGCGGGCAGATCCTCCTCCCGGTACACGAGGCGGTCGAGGGGCCGGCGGGCGCGGACGTCAGCAAGTTGCTCAGCCAGACCGGCTATGTGACCTACGACCCCGGATTCGTCAACACCGCCACGTGCTCCTCCAAGATCACCTACATCGACGGAGACGCCGGCATCCTGCGGTACCGCGGCTACCCGATCGAGCAGCTGGCCGAGAAGTCCTCCTTCCTGGAGGTCTCGTACCTGCTGATCTACGGCGAGCTGCCGACCGCGGCGGAGCTCACCGAGTTCACGGACAAGATCCGCCTGCACACGCTCCTGCACGAGGACCTGCGGCGCTTCTTCGACGGCTTCCCCCGCGACGCGCACCCGATGCCGGTGCTCTCCTCGGCGGTCACCGCGCTGTCGACCTTCTACCAGGACAGCCTCGACCCGTTCGACCAGGAGCACGTCGAGATCTCCACGATCCGCCTGCTCGCCAAGGTGCCGACGATCGCGTCCTACGCCTTCAAGAAGTCGATCGGACAGCCGCTTCTCTATCCGGACAACTCCCTCGGATACGTCGAGAACTTCCTCCGCATGACCTTCGGGGTGCCGGCGGCGGCGTACGACGTCGACCCGGTGCTCGCCCGGACCCTGGACATGCTGTTCATCCTGCACGCCGACCACGAGCAGAACTGCTCCACGTCGACGGTCCGCATCGCGGGCTCGGCTCAGGCCAACCTGTTCACCTCGATCTCGGCCGGCGTGAACGCGCTGTCCGGCCCGCTGCACGGCGGGGCCAACGAGGCGGTCCTGGAGATGCTCGGCGACATCCAGGCCGACGGCGGCGACGTCGAGGCGTTCGTCCGCCGGGTCAAGAACAAGGAGGACGGCGTCCGGCTGATGGGCTTCGGCCACCGGGTCTACAAGAACTACGACCCGCGCGCCGCCATCGTGAAGAAGGCCGCCCGGGACGTCCTGGCCCGCCTGCACAAGCCGGACCCGCTGCTGGACATCGCCATGCGGCTGGAGGAGATCGCGCTTGCCGACGACTACTTCGTCTCGCGCAAGCTCTACCCGAACGTCGACTTCTACACCGGCTTGATCTACAAGGCGATGGGCTTCCCGCCCAAGATGTTCACGGTGCTGTTCGCGCTCGGCCGGATGCCCGGCTGGATCGCCCAGTGGCGCGAGATGATCAACGACCCGGAGACGAAGATCGGCCGCCCCCGCCAGCTCTACGTCGGCTACTCGAGCCGCGACTACGTTCCGGCCGAGGATCGCTGA